A single Deltaproteobacteria bacterium DNA region contains:
- the tadA gene encoding tRNA adenosine(34) deaminase TadA gives MENKVKKGSLKDKEMMEMAIEEALKASQEGEVPVGAVLVREGEVLAKEHNRSLSLNDPTAHAEILVLREGASRVGNYRLNGCELYVTIEPCPMCAGAILHSRLARLIFGARDEKAGAVESLYRLLNDPRLNHRVQVTEGVLAERCKEIVQAFFQLRRE, from the coding sequence ATCGAAAACAAGGTGAAAAAAGGCTCATTGAAAGATAAAGAGATGATGGAGATGGCCATAGAGGAGGCCCTCAAGGCCTCGCAAGAGGGAGAGGTCCCTGTGGGTGCGGTCTTGGTCAGGGAAGGCGAGGTCTTGGCCAAGGAGCACAACCGTTCCCTTTCCCTCAACGATCCCACTGCCCACGCCGAGATCTTGGTCCTACGCGAGGGGGCCTCAAGGGTAGGAAATTACCGCCTGAATGGATGTGAGCTCTATGTTACCATTGAGCCCTGTCCTATGTGTGCCGGGGCCATTTTACATAGCCGGCTGGCCCGCCTCATCTTCGGGGCGAGGGACGAAAAGGCAGGAGCGGTAGAATCCCTCTATCGCCTGCTGAACGATCCGAGGCTGAACCATCGGGTCCAAGTGACCGAGGGTGTGCTGGCCGAGCGTTGTAAGGAGATAGTACAGGCATTTTTCCAACTTCGGAGGGAATAG